GAGACACGATACTCCTCTTCTCTGCTCAACATAGGGATCTTATGGATTTCGTTAAGATACCAGTTCAGGATCGAGTCGTTCACCGTTTCGATCTTTTTTTCTGTCGTACGGGACGGAGTTGGAGCGACAAGCTCGTCAAATTCTGATCCCATCACCTGATTTTCTGTTTTTTGAGCCGTTTTCTGAGTCATCTGAGCACCTCACACGCCCGATTAGAATCATTCTAAAAGTAAAGACGTTCGAATCAACTTCTTTTCGTATCAAATTACCGCCGGTTTCATTTTTTTATCGACTTTTGCTGAAAAGTCACTCCAGGCAGACTCAAGGCGCTTACCCGGAAAATTCTGGCGCCTGCCATCTCTATTTCGGTCGGGCCTACTCTTTATAGTCCCCGTCCGGGACAAATCGGTGCAAAAAAATGTAAGAAATCGTCGTTTCTGGATTGAAGCCCGGCTTCTCTGGCCCATCCTGCACCGATGCGTTCTCTTCCAGCGGATCTATTAGAGGCACGGGCCCGCTTTTTACAGTCGGTGCGCACTTTTTTTCAAGAACGCGATATTCTCGAAGTTGAGACCCCACTTCTTCATAAGACAGGGACCCCCGAACCGTTTATCGAAAATTTGCACGTTCAGGATCCGACCGGTGCGCCTCCGGGCTTTCTGATCACCAGTCCGGAGTACCACATGAAAACGGTACTGGCCGAGGTCCGCCGCCCGATATTTCAGATCGCTCATGTCTTTCGGGGCGGCGATGGTGGCAGCCGCAGCCCTCTGCATACGCGTGAATTCCTGATGCTCGAGTGGTATCTGCCGGGGGCCGACGAATACGCCCTCATGCAGCAGATTATTGAACTGCTGCGCTTCTTACATGTGCAATTCCCTGATTCCGAACTCAGTACAAACATTCCGATCTTCTCTATGGAAGATCTGTTGCGTGAGCATGCCGGCTGTACAATGGAACGATCCTCTCTCGAAGATCGGGCGATCGAACTCGGCCTGGCACCGGCCGATGAGATCCGCAAGGATCGTTACGATGAGGTTTTCTTTCGTGTCTTCTTGCATACGGTAGAGCCGGCACTTGCCCTGCACTCCTATCCGCTTTTTGTTCATGGCTACCCCGCCGAGCTCGCCGCCTACAGCGTCATCGAGGGAAATATCGGGCGGCGCTTCGAGCTATACTGGAAGGGAGTGGAGCTGGCCAACGGCTACTACGAAGTCACAGATCCCGACGAACAGATGCGACGCTTTGCGGCCGACAACGCCATTCGGCAAAGCATCGGCAAGCCCGAGCGCCAGATTGATGAAGCCTTTCTTTCGGCTCTCCGAAAGGGGATGCCCGTCGGCTCAGGCGTCGCTCTCGGTCTCGACCGCCTGTTCATGCTTTTCTCGAACGCCAGCCGCATCGAAGAGATCAGCCCGTTTGAGTAAACGTCATCCGGATAGCTGCTCCTCTCGATAACACCGATGACTCTCCATGGCGCCCGCATAATCCCCGAAGAGACGAAAATCCGCCCGAACTGTCAAATGTAGCACAAAAACATTCGACGAAACCTTATCCTTCGACTAATATGAGTCCATGACACGAATCGGCTACGGGGCCGCAGAGATGGGCCATTTTGCCTCGGAGCTGGTCGTCCGGCTATATCTTCTAAAATTCTATACCGATACCGTCGGCCTGTCTCCACTTCTCGCCGGATTGGCCATCGCTCTCAGCATCGTCTGGGATGCCGTGAGCGATCCGCTTATGGGATTCCTGTCGGATCACACAGCCTGGCGTTTCGGACGCCGTCGTCCCTACATCCTCGTCGGGTCGCTGCTGCTTGCTCTCGCCCTTGCCTTTCTCTTTCATCCCCCTCAAACGGAGAGCCAGACGGCCATATTCGCTTATCTGCTCGTCAGTTACATACTCTTAAATACGGCTCTGACCGTAACGGCCGTTCCACATGCGGCGCTGGCGGCAGAGTTAACCGATTCGCCGGGCGAACGCACCGTGCTTTTCGGGTTTCGCCTGTTCTGGGGTAACATCGGCCTTCTTGCCGGCACGCTGCTGCCCGGCTACTTCTTGAGCAAAGGACGGGCGATCGAAGCCTACGCCGACGCCGCTCTCTGGCTGGCCGTGCTTGTCGTTGCCGGAGGGCTGATTACGTTTTTCACGACCCGGGAGCCTCGTAACAGAGAGAGGCGCAGCCCCGGCGGCATCGCAGAGTTTGTCGCTGTTCCGACCAATCCGGTGTTTCGCCCTCTGCTTCTGGCCTTCATGACGGCCTACGCCGGAGTCGCCATCAACTCCGCTCTTGCCCTTTTCTATTATGAAGATCGACTGGCATTCGAACCCGAGCAGACCAATATCGTGCTGGGCACGTTTCTCGTCGTGTGGACGTCATCCATTCCGCTCTGGGTAATTCTCTCGCGAAGGTTCGGCAAACGTCGGCCGGCCTTTTATGGGCTGCTTCTTCTTGGATTGATGACAACGTTCACGTATCCCTTTTTTCCCGAGCGGGTTTTATGGCCGCCGCTTGTCGCCGCCGTTGCCGGCGGTATTTTCGTAGGATCCATTATTCTGTTCGATTCAATCATTACCGATATCGTCGACTATGACGAATGGAAGAGCGGCATCCAGAAAGAAGGCCTTTTCTTCGGATACGCGAAGATGGGCGTAAAGCTGAGCCGGGCCATGGCGCTGCTTCTAACAGGGCTTTTGCTTGAGTGGATCGGACAGGGCGAAGAGAGAAACAACGTCGCTCTCGGCTGGCTTTTCGGGCCCGGTGTCGGATTGTTTTTTCTTGTCGGCGCCGGTATCTTCCTGCTTTATCCGATGAGCGACCGGCAGTCACAGGCTGTACAGAAACGCCTGAAAAGGAGACGAAATGAAACTGAACGAGCTGCTTGAACGTTATCCGTGGTCCGAAGAGTGGAAACGGCATCATCCGAAAAAAATCGAACACTGGAAGCCGGAACTGTGGAAACGAATCCGGCCGCTTGAAAATCTGTGGTCTTTTCGCGTCGATCTTTCCGTCGACGATCTGTGGAGTCAGATCTCTGACACCTCGAAAACAAACAGAGCGCTGGGCCTTCCTGAGATGAGCTTCGTCGAAGAAGACGGCGTGCTTTTCGGCAGATCGAATAACGCCGGCTGGGTAATGGAGTGGGAGGATATTCCCTGGGAATGGCTTTATGGCAAAGAACTGAGCAATGCGCGTATCTACAGCAGAGGACCGGCCAGCTTTGTTAGAGCACGGTATCTTATTGAAGAAGCAGATACTGCCTCGTCATCGATGCTTCATATTTATTTCGGCTGGATCCCTCGCAACCTAACCGGGCGGCTCTTTTTGAAGCTCGGCATGCTGGCAATGAAATCGCGTTATACAGCGCTCCTGAGCAATCTTAAAAAAACCGAGCAGGGCTCAGCTCCTTCTCTGCCCTCCCCGACTGCAGAGTTTCGCTTTGAAGACACGGTTCGCTCGCGCATTGAGAACATCAAGAAGCGTCTGGCCGGAATCGTGCCGTCTACGCTTCTGAACGATCTGTTTGATTACTTCGAGAAATCCTCTGAAGACGAGCTCGATCGCATCCGCCCTTATACCGTTGCAGAGAGACTGCACAGCCCGCCCGACGCCATCGTTCGCGCCATGCTTCATCTGACGCGGCAGGGAGCGCTGACGCTTTCCTGGGATGTGATCTGCCCGCATTGCCGCGGAGTCAGGGATTCGCTTCCTGGATTGGGCGATATTCCAGAGAAGGCCAGCTGCGACGTCTGCGTGATCGACTTCGACGCAACGTCTTACGATGCGCTTGAGATTACATTTCATCTTCATCCGTCTATTCGCACGGTGCAGAAGAGATTTTACTGCTCGGCAGAACCGGCTCGCAAACCGCATATACTGCTACAGACGACGGTAGCTCCATCGGAGCAAAAGACGATGGAACTGAATCTGTCGCCCGCTCGCTACAGAATGCGCGGCATCGGACTTCCGAAGACCATCACGCTTCAGGCCAAAGGAGTGGATGCCGCGGCGCTCGATCCCATCGAAACCGAAGTCAGAGTCGACATAACCTCTCTGGAAGGACAGATAAACGGTGGACTGACGGTTCGCGTGCCCGGCATACTCTCGCTGGTTAACTCATCAAAACGACGTCAGGTCTTCGTCATCGACAGAGCCGAAGAAAGAGACGATATTCTCAGGCCGGCCGCTCTTTTTCGCTATCAGGATTTTCGCGATCTTTTCAGCGAGGAGGCTCTCAAGCCGGGTCTGCAGCTCGATATCGGCACGCAGTATCTGCTGATGACCGATCTGGTCGGCTCAACCCGTCTCTATGACACGCAGGGTGATGCGGCCGCTTTTCGATCCGTCAAGCAGCATTTTGAGATCGGATTCGCCGAAGTAAAAAAGAACGGAGGAGCGGTCGTCAAAACGATCGGCGACGCCCTGTTCGCCGTTCTGCCCTCGGCAACGGCCCTGGTCACGACAGCCCTGGCCATTCAAAAGGCCTTCCAGAATCAACCGCTGAAGCTGCGTATCGCTCTGCAATCCGGGCCGGTGCTTGCCGTAAATCTGAATACGGGTATCGACTACTTCGGGAATACAGTTAACCTTCTCGCAAAACTTGAAGGCGCCCTTGAATCGGGAGAAATCGGCATGCCTGCTTCGATGTATGAATCGCCCGAGATTCGTCGCGTGCTGGACGATCAGACCACAGCGCCGACCTTTCGCGAGCTTCGCTTCAGCTGGAAGCAGGAAGGTCTGAGGATCGCCGCCGTAAGACCCTTGCTCCCGATGAACGGTTAACGGTTCTCCATTCTGAAGCGAACGACGTTGCTGTGGTATACGCTGTGCTTGAGCACGAAATGTGCGAACATGCGCAGCGTCATGCCTCCGAAAAGGGACTTCAGAGAATCGAGTTGTTCTTCGGTTTTGCCTTCGATGGCTGCGGCAAGCATGCGCGCCGATTCGAGCAGATCGTTTATATCCCGGTCAAGTCGCTTCGCGTCAAGAGTCCTTCCGGTACGGTATGTTCCATGATCCGTGATGTGTGGTCGGTTGGTCGGAACGATCTGCTCGACGGTTAATGAGGCGTTTGCCGGCCTCCCCATCATGCGAAGAACCCAGACCGGAAGACCAATATAACGGGCCATAGTGCGATTCGTACTGGCGATATGATGCAGGTTCTTGCGAGCCGACCAGCCCATAGGATCGGCAGGTACGAGCATACGATCCAGAGGCAGTTCTTTGTAGAATTCGGCCAGCTCGCGATGCACACGATCGATCTGTTCGACAAGCTCGGCCTTATTTTTCGAGAAAACGATTACGGGAAGAGAGCGCATGATGGGAAGCTGCGAAAACGCAGAAGGCGGGCAAGCGGTTTTTCACGGCGCTACAGGATTTTCAGTTGATCCGCTGAAGGGGCCGTTCCATGACGGATGCATGCTCCAGCTCCTCTGGAATACGATCGCCTATCTGGGCGTTCCGACTTCTCGCAACCCGGCCGAACACAAACACATCATCCTCGTCAACGGACTGTGTATCGTCATCATCGGATTTCTGAGTATCGTCATTCCGCTACTCTTGCTCTTTGACCGGCTGCCTGTCGTTTACGCCATTCCATCCTCTCTCTATGCCGTTTCACTGTTTTCCGTGCTTGCTCTGAATGCGCGAGGGAAAACGTTGAAGGCTCGCTTTTTGTTCATTCTTCTCTCGTTTTTTCTCATGGTTTTCAATTCCATCGCTTCGCGCGGCGAGGCCAACTTTCACCTGTTCCTTCTGACCGAGATGGTTGCCGTCTTTTTTATCTTTCCGTCGAACGAAGGCCGTTATATGTATCCGGCGGCTGCCGTCGTTTTTTTGACCTTTCTTGCGTTTCAGTTTATACCCGCTCCGCTGCTGAACGCAATATCGCCTGTTACTGCTGCTGTCGACTTTGCAGAGCAGCAAAAAACGGTCACGCTCAGCGTAGCCGTTCTCATCTTCGCCTTTTCGTTTTATATTCAACGGACGTTTCGCACTGCGGATCGAATCCTTGCCGCCGAGAAAGAGAAATCCGAACGTCTCCTTCTAAATATACTACCCGGCTCCATCGTAGCTCAGTTGAAGGAGCGCCCTGACACCATCGCCGAGCGCTTCGAGCACTGCACTGTGCTTTTCTCTGATATCGTCGGCTTCACAGGCATCGCTCGGTCCATGTCGGCCGTTGAGGTCGTCTCGCTTCTCAACGAAATCTTTTCTGCCTTTGACGATCTGGCCGATCGACACGGCCTTGAGAAGATCAAGACAATCGGCGACGCCTATATGGTCGTCGGAGGTTTACCCGAGCCAGACCCCGAACATGCCGAAAAGGTGGCTCGTTTCGCCATAGACATGCTCGATGTAATTCGCCAGTACCGCAACAAAACCGATCTTCCTCTTGAACTGCGGATCGGCATCAACTCAGGCGATGCCGTCGCCGGCGTTATAGGAAAGCGAAAATTCATCTATGATCTGTGGGGAGATAGCGTGAACACGGCATCGCGCATGGAATCGCATGGGCTTCCGGGGCAGATTCAGGTCACTGAAACGACTTACGAACTGATCAAGGCGAAGTTCCGTTTTGAGGATCGCGGCATGATCGAGGTGAAAGGACTCGGTACGATTAAGAGCTTTCTTTTACTTGAGGCATCAGAGTAAACACTATCTCACCGAGAGCTATAGAGACGAAAATGCTCCTCCCTTTCCGCAGATACAGTCGATTTATCATTCCGTGCTTTCTGCTCTCTCTGGCCGGGCTGACGTCATGCACCAGCACGTCCTTCCTCACTCGATCGGATTATCGGCCATCTGTAGAAGCCCTGAGAAAAGAAGGCCCGGCAGAGGCAGAAAGGCTTCTTCCACCGGGAGAACAGGGCACCTTTATAAAGACCATGGAACAGACCTATCTTGCATTATTGCAGGGAAGGCCCGACATTGACGAATTGCGTGACTTCGCCGCAAAAGTGGACCACAGCGTTCGCATCCGCGTCAGCGAAGAGCTTGCCTTCTTTTTTTATATTGAGACGCCCGAAGGTTATTATGCATCGGAACACGAAATCATCTGGATGCACATGCTTCTTTCCTGGGGCTACAGCCTGCGAGGTGAAACGGACAGCGCCGTCGTTGAGGCGAAGAAGGCTGCTCTCCTGCTTGAAGGCAAGGCCCGGGCAGGACGCTTTGACGATCCGATGCTGAGGGTTATCCTTGCCGCCCTGTGGATGATGTGTGACCGCTGGGAGGATGCTCGCGTGGATTTTCGCGTAGCGGCCCGTCTTGATCCTTCGCTTCGATGGGCGGCCGCGCTGTCTGAGTTATCCGCCCCGCCAGAGCGCCTGACGATCGTGCTTACAGGAACCGGGCCGGAGCCATACTGGAAACCAGAGATGCAGATGAATCCACTTCGAGGAATGCGAGATCTGGAATTCCGCAATCAAAACAGAGAGAAGCGCCTCACCTTCTTCGACGCAACCGGTCGCGCACTTCCCTCAAATCGATCACCGCATTCCCATCCCTGGTACGAGCGACATCTACAGCGAAACAACGTGATTCGCGAAGCTCTTGATGATTCGCGTTACGGGCAGCGCGTGCTTGTCAGTACGGCAAAAGGCACGGCGAAGGCCGGTGCCGGGATCACCGTCGGCATCGTCGGCACCGTTCTCAGCATCGGCGTCGGCGGAGCTATCATTTATTACGGACATGACTCTCAAGAAGCGGTCGCTGTCGGGCTATTCATCGCCATCAAAGGGACGCAGTGGTCTTACGAGTTCGCGCGAGATATGGTCAAAGACAGCGTCAATACGGCGCTGGATGAGTTCGACATCTCGGATCGCTATCGCTATGTGCGCTTTCTACCCGAACGCGCGCATCTTATTACCGGCGGTCGAGGACCGATTCGAGTATGGGACGGACGACAGATGCAAACGTTCGAGGAAAGACCGAATGCACCGCAAGGCGTGAGTATTCACTACCTGCCCGACGGCGATTAGCAAGACCGTAAAGCTTCTTACCAGCCTATAACGTCAGACCGGGTGGATTTAAGGAATTCTTTCGTTCCAACCCATTCCGTAACCCCTGTCTGCGCCGAGGTCAGACTCAAGGTGACGATGATATATTGAATCGAGTTGCCGTTGTTCTGATTCACGGCATCGGTAATCACACCTTCAAGATAGTAGTTCGGTGATTTCAAATGTCCGATGGGAATGGCTGAATCGTCGATCAGTCCGGACTGGCCGAGCTCCATCTCTTTCAGAATCTCGCCTCTGAGGCCAAGTTGAACGAAGTAGATCTTCTTTGCAATGAGGCTCGCTCGAATCTGATCGGCAAGCATCTCGGTTTCAATATGCTCGGTGGTGCGATTGCGAATCGGCTTGAATGCAAGCAAAGCCGGGGTATCTTTCTCTGATAGATAGCGATAGAGCTCTGTCACAAGATCGGTGCTGGCACGCCTGACCTCATACGCTCCCCATCCCGGCGCCCCGGATGGATTCTCGGGATCGAGGTAGGTCGTTCCGCTTGCGCAAGAAACCAGAAGCAGAAGAGAGAGAGCCATTAAGCGCATGCCACGGTTTTTCATCCAGCCTGCTCTTCTGCAAGTATTTCTATGTTAAGCGCCAGCCCACAAACAACCTTGTTCTCGCGCAGGCCATTCTCAGCGGCCATTGCACAGCGGCAGAATCGGAAGCAGACTCATAACACGGCCTGTCACTCACGATTGCGCCTGAGGGCGCCCGTCAGATAGAACAGAGCGTAGCCGAGCACGATATACTCCCCCAGTCGAACGCCCATAAGATGAAACGGCGTCAGAACAAGCGCCGTCCCTCCGTCTTCATTGATGCATCGAAAATCCTGCGTCATATCTGTGCGGCCCGGCAGAGGATGCGAGATAACGGTGCCATGATTCAGCTGTGATCCAGCGGGGCAGAAAAGCTGTAGCGGGGCATTATAGATCGGATTCCCACGCTGATCAACGGCCATTCCCATCAGAGCAAAAAAGCCCACCGCAGCAGCCAGCACGGTTGAACTGACCACAGCCTTATCGGCTCCAACCGGTCTGTGCAGCGAACGGAAGACGAAGAATCCAACGATCAGAAAAAGCACGCTGGCAAATCCGGGTATCATGGCGATCCCCGTTACAAAAAGCACCGGGATGGCGACGATCAGAGCGACGGTTAACAGGCCGAGCAGCAGTTTAAAGAATGATGGCATTGCCGAGAGACTACCTGTGACTCGACTCCATCGATTTTCGGGGATCGCAGGCAATGTCGCTCCACAGAATCGGCACTGCGCGGCACCCTCATCATTCTCTCTTTCACATCGCACACACTTCATAAACCGTTTCCCCTAATTCTCGTTATGAGCCGGGCCAGAGCCCGCGCATGTTTCAAATTACCTTACTCATATCCACGACACAACCGTTCGCAGGAATGCACTGGTTCTGCCCTTTACATGCAACCGGATCGACCTCTCCGTCACAATCATTGATACACTGCAGCATGCGAGCCACGCATAACAGCTCAATGTCCTTCTGCAGTCGCTCCCCATAAAGATGATCAAGCTGATCGGGGTTACAGAACTCCCGTTTTACTCCCCGGGCGGCCTGAGCGCAGGGAGGATCATCGGGGTCACTACTGAGCACACAGCCATGCAGGGAAAAAATCACAAACAGAACAGTCATGCGACGCCATACCGATGCCATTCAATCACTCCGGCATTGTGTAGGATCCATTCAAAGAGAGAGCTCTTTGAGAAACACGATCAAAGACATCTTTTCCAGTGAGCGGTCTTTCGATCATAGACAGACAGGCCTTCTGCTGGGCATCCGTTGCCGAAGGTTTGCCGTACAGAGTGACGGAATGCCTGGAAAAATCCCGGATCATAAAGTCAAAGATGACGTCTATCAGGTCAGAGACATCGCTCGATTTCGGATTCTTGCCCGTGTCGAGTTCCAGCTGTTCGAGAATCAGATGCCCGTAGGCTACCAGCGTGAAAATCTCGCCGAGCGTTAACATAAAATCGAGATCCTTTGACTGATCTTTATCGGGACCGCATTCAGCGAGAAAAGCCTTCAAGCTTTCGATCTGCCGGCGAAAGATGTTCAGGTTCGGCGTATCAAATCTTGAATAGACAGCCTGATAATCGCCCGGCAGGACTTGCTCCAGCCCTTTCGTCGTAGAGCCCTGTGAAAACAGGAAGCCGTCCTGCGATGGACCGAAGTCGACGGGCGGCGGCGACTTTCTGTTTTTTTCAAACAGAAAGGACTGCATGAACTTAATAACGAGCACCATATTCACATGCGCCGTTCCTTCAAGCTTCGGCAACATGCGAATATCACGCGTCGCCGACTCGAAGTAGGTGTCTTTTTCAAAGCCACGGGCGGCGATGACGTCCCAGAGAAGATTGATCACCTCTTCTCCCTGCATGGTTACTTTCATCTTGACCATCGGGTTATACAGAAGATATCGACGGTCATCCGCCGAAGCCTCCTTCATATAATCCTTTGCGCGATAGGCGAACAATCGCATCGCCTCAAGGCGGGCATAGGCCTCCGTAAAGAGCTGTATAATATGTGGAAACTCCGTAACATACGTACCGTACAGCCTGCGGGCTGAGGCATGATTAATAGCTTCGTAATAGGCATGTGTTGCGATTCCAATCGCCGCAAGACCGAGATTGAATTTCGCGAAGGCCACAGTTGCAAGAGAGGCATCCCATGCGTCTCTGCCCCGACTGAGGATCTCATTCTCGGTGATCGGATAATCGTGCAGCACGAACTCCGCCACGTATTTCTGCGATCGAACGACATTCCCCGTGCATTCATACTTCGGATGCTCGCTTTCTACGACGAAAAAGACGAACTCCTCTCTGCGACCGGCAATCTTACCAAAGACCGAAACGTAAGCGGCACAGTTGCCGTTGCCTATATAATACTTATCGCCTCTGGCAACATAGGCTCCGTTTTCTGGAATCAGCATCATGTCTGATGCAATCAGATCGGCTCCGTGCTCTTTTTCGGAAAGACCGAATGCGAAAACGCCGCCTTCTTTAAGCTTCGCAGCGGTCTT
This region of Leptonema illini DSM 21528 genomic DNA includes:
- a CDS encoding DinB family protein produces the protein MRSLPVIVFSKNKAELVEQIDRVHRELAEFYKELPLDRMLVPADPMGWSARKNLHHIASTNRTMARYIGLPVWVLRMMGRPANASLTVEQIVPTNRPHITDHGTYRTGRTLDAKRLDRDINDLLESARMLAAAIEGKTEEQLDSLKSLFGGMTLRMFAHFVLKHSVYHSNVVRFRMENR
- a CDS encoding MFS transporter; amino-acid sequence: MTRIGYGAAEMGHFASELVVRLYLLKFYTDTVGLSPLLAGLAIALSIVWDAVSDPLMGFLSDHTAWRFGRRRPYILVGSLLLALALAFLFHPPQTESQTAIFAYLLVSYILLNTALTVTAVPHAALAAELTDSPGERTVLFGFRLFWGNIGLLAGTLLPGYFLSKGRAIEAYADAALWLAVLVVAGGLITFFTTREPRNRERRSPGGIAEFVAVPTNPVFRPLLLAFMTAYAGVAINSALALFYYEDRLAFEPEQTNIVLGTFLVVWTSSIPLWVILSRRFGKRRPAFYGLLLLGLMTTFTYPFFPERVLWPPLVAAVAGGIFVGSIILFDSIITDIVDYDEWKSGIQKEGLFFGYAKMGVKLSRAMALLLTGLLLEWIGQGEERNNVALGWLFGPGVGLFFLVGAGIFLLYPMSDRQSQAVQKRLKRRRNETERAA
- a CDS encoding adenylate/guanylate cyclase domain-containing protein, yielding MLQLLWNTIAYLGVPTSRNPAEHKHIILVNGLCIVIIGFLSIVIPLLLLFDRLPVVYAIPSSLYAVSLFSVLALNARGKTLKARFLFILLSFFLMVFNSIASRGEANFHLFLLTEMVAVFFIFPSNEGRYMYPAAAVVFLTFLAFQFIPAPLLNAISPVTAAVDFAEQQKTVTLSVAVLIFAFSFYIQRTFRTADRILAAEKEKSERLLLNILPGSIVAQLKERPDTIAERFEHCTVLFSDIVGFTGIARSMSAVEVVSLLNEIFSAFDDLADRHGLEKIKTIGDAYMVVGGLPEPDPEHAEKVARFAIDMLDVIRQYRNKTDLPLELRIGINSGDAVAGVIGKRKFIYDLWGDSVNTASRMESHGLPGQIQVTETTYELIKAKFRFEDRGMIEVKGLGTIKSFLLLEASE
- a CDS encoding acyl-CoA dehydrogenase, which codes for MALFHPLNETWDQYDETTRKIFRATVDFFEKKGKRALKHEDHEVIWYQDFLDFLKSEKVFYYFLTPAEYGDSADCRWDSARNTAYSEILGFYSLSHWYTWQVSILGLGPIWIGKNEEVKRKTAAKLKEGGVFAFGLSEKEHGADLIASDMMLIPENGAYVARGDKYYIGNGNCAAYVSVFGKIAGRREEFVFFVVESEHPKYECTGNVVRSQKYVAEFVLHDYPITENEILSRGRDAWDASLATVAFAKFNLGLAAIGIATHAYYEAINHASARRLYGTYVTEFPHIIQLFTEAYARLEAMRLFAYRAKDYMKEASADDRRYLLYNPMVKMKVTMQGEEVINLLWDVIAARGFEKDTYFESATRDIRMLPKLEGTAHVNMVLVIKFMQSFLFEKNRKSPPPVDFGPSQDGFLFSQGSTTKGLEQVLPGDYQAVYSRFDTPNLNIFRRQIESLKAFLAECGPDKDQSKDLDFMLTLGEIFTLVAYGHLILEQLELDTGKNPKSSDVSDLIDVIFDFMIRDFSRHSVTLYGKPSATDAQQKACLSMIERPLTGKDVFDRVSQRALSLNGSYTMPE
- a CDS encoding adenylate/guanylate cyclase domain-containing protein → MKLNELLERYPWSEEWKRHHPKKIEHWKPELWKRIRPLENLWSFRVDLSVDDLWSQISDTSKTNRALGLPEMSFVEEDGVLFGRSNNAGWVMEWEDIPWEWLYGKELSNARIYSRGPASFVRARYLIEEADTASSSMLHIYFGWIPRNLTGRLFLKLGMLAMKSRYTALLSNLKKTEQGSAPSLPSPTAEFRFEDTVRSRIENIKKRLAGIVPSTLLNDLFDYFEKSSEDELDRIRPYTVAERLHSPPDAIVRAMLHLTRQGALTLSWDVICPHCRGVRDSLPGLGDIPEKASCDVCVIDFDATSYDALEITFHLHPSIRTVQKRFYCSAEPARKPHILLQTTVAPSEQKTMELNLSPARYRMRGIGLPKTITLQAKGVDAAALDPIETEVRVDITSLEGQINGGLTVRVPGILSLVNSSKRRQVFVIDRAEERDDILRPAALFRYQDFRDLFSEEALKPGLQLDIGTQYLLMTDLVGSTRLYDTQGDAAAFRSVKQHFEIGFAEVKKNGGAVVKTIGDALFAVLPSATALVTTALAIQKAFQNQPLKLRIALQSGPVLAVNLNTGIDYFGNTVNLLAKLEGALESGEIGMPASMYESPEIRRVLDDQTTAPTFRELRFSWKQEGLRIAAVRPLLPMNG
- the epmA gene encoding EF-P lysine aminoacylase EpmA, which produces MRSLPADLLEARARFLQSVRTFFQERDILEVETPLLHKTGTPEPFIENLHVQDPTGAPPGFLITSPEYHMKTVLAEVRRPIFQIAHVFRGGDGGSRSPLHTREFLMLEWYLPGADEYALMQQIIELLRFLHVQFPDSELSTNIPIFSMEDLLREHAGCTMERSSLEDRAIELGLAPADEIRKDRYDEVFFRVFLHTVEPALALHSYPLFVHGYPAELAAYSVIEGNIGRRFELYWKGVELANGYYEVTDPDEQMRRFAADNAIRQSIGKPERQIDEAFLSALRKGMPVGSGVALGLDRLFMLFSNASRIEEISPFE